aaaatctaacGTAAACATAACTGTCGTTTATTCAACAGAACATTAACCTTTTGTTGCACAATTTTCTATACCATGCCTAAATTCTCTAAACACTGTACGACGTAAATTTTCTGTTCTAACGTTAACACAATGCAAGAGTAATTGAAATGTGAACTAAAACTGAGggataatacattttttttcatggCATTTTTCATTGctgtttttcttcactctgatctaatctaaaatatGGTAGTTTAATGAACGTAGGTAgatctttctgaaattttgcgCAGTGCCATAATTTCTCAttctgaacaacttttctttctTCAACTTTACTTTTCTTATGAAATTTTGCCGtatcataaacaaaaaatttactttacctgcactaaaaatagttttcgttTCACTGTGAAGGCCGAAATTCTTTCCACACCAAGTAGAGCTTAATTCCCCatccttaaaataaaattaaaaaattgttaggtTATTATACCTATTGTAACATCTATACTGGGACATCTGtatattatacaggtgtctccaAAATGCGTCTACAACGGAAGACCACAGATTCCTTGGCTCTATCTAGATTCCTTATCTATATCCAAAGTTGCTTCGTTTCGCCGGTAGAAGACTtcaaagttagcaaaaaaaaatcttttattttttataactcgaaaacgcgTAAATCAATTGAAACCATTTTTCAGAAGTGAGTTATTAGATTCAATGGAcgtatttttatgattttccaTACAATTTTAGAAATACAGGAATGATGGAAAATTTCATTGGATATTactccatatttttttttctgaccAGGCGAcgattacattattataatttctgaaTAGCCCATTTAGTTCTAAACCGTTTTTGTCTCttataagattttaattacataaGTGGTTAATCcagaaaaaaggtatttttaaatatctgcaGGCCTTTTTACCTCATCGTAGTTGGCACTGATTTCAACTAATTGCGATTTATGTTTAACGTGAATACAATATCATTAATTGATCAAAAGCGTGAGAATTCAATGATCCTCAAAGCATACAGTGTTAGGAAAAAACGTAGTCGTATTTAGTTATTTCAGTACTAGAAAGAACAACTTTTAATCAATTCTAAGAAACAAAAGGATAATGCAtgtgttattgttattgtaaTGATAAAACATAACTCTAGTACGCTTTGCATTTCACTGTCagttaacattaataaatcgtgtttaacgttatttttataatggaTACTTACGCATATGATGAGcaagtagatatgattttagtttatgacTAATGTCAATTTAATGGTAGCAAAAGCGTTTGAGTTTCTTAATCGTCAAGTGCCAAATCACCAAatatttggaaatatttttttgtaattgtaatCACGTAAACAAGGCTtgcagatatttaaaaatacctcTTTTCTGGCTTAACCACTTATGTAATCAAAATCTTATAAGAGACAAAAACGGTTCAGAACTAAATGGgctattaaaaataactggTGTACATCATTCctgtgtttttaaaattgtatcaaaaaccataaaaagacGTAAATTGAACattgaaaaatggtttcaattgatttacgcgttttcgagttataaaaaataaaagaatttttctgcTAACTTTGAAGTCATCTAGCGGCGAAACGAAGCAACTTTGAATATAGATAACTTAACTTTAAGTAATTAACCTATTTTGAGCCCAGGAATCTGTGGTTTTCTATTGTACACGCATTTCCGAGACACATGTCGCTCACCGGCGACAATAGTGGCACATctcaaaaaaatacaaaatgccTTTAAACAcaagtataaatataaaatttgatgcAGTTTCATCCATCAACACTGGTGTAATATTAGTTCGAATAGTCCCTCCTAGATGGCACAATGTGTCATTCATGCATTTCATGTGTTCCACCAACCCTGTTACTTCAATAGTCGCATATTTTTAGTATGTCGTTGCATTTCGAGGTAAAGTCCTGTTTTGTGTAAGCAATAGTGACACATCTGAAGAAGTAGCATCGATTTGAGTATGCATTAgtggcacattttgctttatGCCACTCTAGACTTTGTGTTGTTGGCCACTTTCATTAAATGTGCCAATATAGGTGATACACTGTGATGATTATTTTGACTTATGACGATATTGCCTGAAGATTTAAAGTCGTTTCCTTAGCTGTGCCGGTATAGACCATTGTGCGTCGTTTTGTGGTTTATGATAAATGGTAATAAACTATAGAAAATGGATAGCACTCTTGGCACAAAAGATGGGAGAGGAGAGAAGATGTTGTCAATCATTGGAATAAagtatgaaataataaattccagaaaagttaataaaaaaatattgaataaatgCAATGCAATTTTTAGGCTGAAAAATAATACTGCTATTAAGCAACGAGACCCACAATAAAGTGAACAGTGGAAAGCTTCTATTTTAACTGCTGTCTCAATCCCCCAGTTAGACGCCACTGCAATTCCATCTTCTGAAACCtgtggtaattttttttagacttCATAGTAAATATAGGGATAACATTAACTTGGTGAGTATCTTTTTGCAGAAACGTTTACGCAAGTGCTTCACAGTGGACCAACTATAGACACAAAAGATAAACCATCTTTCCACGCTTTGAAAGAAAATGCAAGTACATTGTGATTTAACAATTATACGTATAAATACCCATTAATGTATATAATTTTAGGTCACACGTTTGATAGGAATAAACAATATTCCACTATTCTAAGTGCTAACGATAATATGGACGttaatgttcaaaatgatcaaaatattatcattcttgatgttaaagaaaatgtagCTCCTGGAGCACAACAACAACTGCTTAGACTTAATGGTAAACTGcgctttttttcattttttgatgttattaaCAGTGAACCTACGCAAATTTCAGATAAAAGCAAGCAAGATGACGAGGAAGAACAATACGATTCAGACGATTCTTCATCTTCATCTTCATCGAGTGACTCGTCTGACAGTGAACCCTATTCATCAGATGATTCAATTAAAGATCCGAATTATAACACGGATTCATCGTCAAGTTCAgatttacataataaattgtttaatactGTTGAATCATCAGACAAAACAGACGTTAAGAAGAAAAGAACAAGGAAAAGAAAAGCAGAACCATCAGACTGGAAAAAGTTCCGTGCTAAACGTTTGAGAAACTCTGGCAAATCGTACAAAACGTTGGGAAAAGGATTAGAAGTTGCAGGACGACAAATAAAACCACCATGTGATGATTCTAAGTGCAAACAGAAATGCAGCACCAAGTTTACTGAAGAAGAAAGgttgtttttgtttcaaaactaTTGGGACATGAGTGatattgtaaaacaacgtACTTACATTCTATCACTTATGCAAGAAGTTAACCCTACATACAAGTATCCACGCAATACCGAAAGCAGGGCTGCAAATcatgctttttttttataaaagatgGTAAGAAATTGAGAGtctgtaaaacatttttcatagCAACCCTGGGTATTACTGCGCGCTGCATCCgaacaataaaatcaaaaattaaaaattgtacttTGAGCGAAGATAACAGAGGAAAACATTCTAACCATAAAGAAGTTGACAAGAGTATAAAAGAAGGTGTTCGGGCTCACATCTCCTCTATTCCTACCATCGAGAGTCATTATACAAGAAAGCATTCTGAAAAACTGTATATCGAAGGAAGTAAGACCATTGCTCAGTTACATCGTGATTATAAAACTGAATGCGAAAACCAGGGAAATTTAATCACAAGTTTAATATAGCCTTCTTCGTGCCAAAAAAAGATCACTGCCAAGCTTGTGTCACTTTTGAAAATTCTAgtgaagaagagaagaaaaagttAGAAGACAAACATAACTCTCACATTGAAGAAAAACAATTGAGCAgggaagaaaagaaaacagacAAAGAGAGAAGTTCTTCCTTGTATCAAGTTGCTTGTTTCGATTTGCAGGCTACTCTACCAACTCCTAACGGGCAAGTCTCATCGTTTTATTACAGATCCAAATTGTCAACTTACAATTTTACGGTGGCAGATCTTACTCAAAAAGGACAAGGATCTGTAAACTGTTACTTGTGGCATGAGGGACAAGGGAAGAGAGGAGCAATTGAAATAGGAACAAGTTTATTGCACtacttaaaagaaaaagctGCTGTTTGTAATAATGACAATCTTGAAATAGTATTCTATTCTGATAATTGCACAGgccaacaaaaaaacaaattcatCATTGCAGCTTATTTGTATGCCGTAGctaattataaaatcaaaGCAATTAATCATAAATACCTTATTACTGGGCAACGTCCATTCTTTAATAGAAAGGAACGTCAAAAGGGCTTTAAAATCAGGTCCCATTTATACGCCATCTCAGTATGCAGCTATAATACAAACCTCAAAAAAACTGGCAAACCTTATAACGTTATAGAGCTGTCGCATGAAGACTTTTTTGACTTAAAGCACTTAACTGAACAAACCActgtaaattttcaaaaaaacacaGACGGAGAGACTTTCAAAATGGCTGACGCCTCAGTAATTAGGGTTGAGAAAAGTCACTTAGACTCGTTTTTTTATAAGACATCTTTTAAGTGCCCAGATTTTAAAGAAGTCAAATTAATTAGTGGAAGACGTTCAAGGACGCCTCTCTCCACTTTTTCaggttttgaaatgaaaaaagtttaCAGTAATCCTCTACCTgttgctaaaaaaaaatatgaggaTCTGATGTATTTAGTGAAAACCAACGCTATAAAGAAATGCCACAGTTACTTTTATACTAGTTTAAGTTCAGAGTGAAATGAATGACTAGATgccaaaattgatttttttgtatactttccatctgtattttattattaattaatttatatacattgtatacaaggtctatagaacataaggttacccaataccgattctcctcctctgagaggcaaggtgggtcagtgacgtagctggttctatgaacaacacaacaccacccatactgtggtacagtctatataaaatatttaaacctcgcatcgtgttgtcACGTATAGGCACAtgtataggctatcttttattctgactgtatcgaaccagtgacgtcaatttgcggggtaataatcgatactacagaggcatagggaatgaggtaaccttatgttctataaaccttgcattgtatataaatttgaaaataagtaTGCAACCCAACTTACACGAATcgattaataatacttaaatctaacAGATGGCGCTAATTAAccgtcaaaaaaaaacatcaaatagaTTAAAGTAatctaaattttcttatgttaTCAATACAACCACTTGAATTCCAGAATTTTCCGGtatattcaataaaaactaaacataACCGCTTTTAgctcaatttaaaaattaataattaaaaatgtttataaataatatgcTTACGTAAAGCTATGTGACTACCCTCATCAGGtggataatttctttttacagAATTGACAGAACACAACGCTATGGAGTGTATCCCAAGTTCGCGGGATTTTTGCAGCACGttcctacaaaaaaaatggagTTAAACTAACGAAGTTCGGATATTAATTGACTTAAACATTATTTCTTATCAGATCATTTTCTGATAAATGATTCAATCaatcatttataattataatttattcaccTATAACAGGAATGTAAAGTATTTTCGGCGGCAGTCTGGCACTTGATGTTGTATTTCGGCCCCACGGTATGTACTATGTAACGGGCCGGTAATTCGTAACCTTGAGTTACTCTAACTTCTCCGGTACCAcactctaaaaaaaattaggataATACATAAAGTAAGAAAAAAGTAggaatgtaaatattttttttttacctctaATATCCAAacttatttcttcttttaatccAGGTCCCGCTCTTTCAAATATTCTATCGCTAATTGGGTTGCTGTCAGTCATAGATTCATTAGTCGAGTTTACTATTGCGTCTACTTGTAAGGAAGATATATCACCAGACcttgaattataaaaatagaaaacacATAAAgttaagataaaattttagtcttaatttatttatataaaaaaattgattttttctatttattcttactaatttatttataattataaatttttaaaaacgcaTATCCTGGGTGATTTAGCATTAACAAGCATACTAatgaatatttgatgatttaagAGATTtcttaaacattaatttggATAAATTGTGCACAGTAAAAAGTTTAAcacaatttcaattatattttgaaataatatctCTATTTATATCCCTGACATTGTAgccttattttccataaaatattgaatttccCCATACAttacataatatattaaatatattatctttcatttctttaaaactatCATTTACTCAGTTACATAACAAAACCGTGTGCAGGTCATACGCATAATATCGATAACGAAGCGAACACATGGAATTGGGTTTCTATAAACGATGTCATTGCGTGGGGAGTGCGGGTAAGGTTTAAACTCAATTCTGTCAATTTGATACGCGGCCGCGTTTTCTATTCGAACGGAAATGGACGTTTTGAAATGCACCGTTTCTCTGTATGTACTATATTGCGGGTTGAGGGACGCTTTCACCGGGACAAGGATACAAAACGAGTTCGCGGGGGCGACACGGCCTTTCTGCTAAATAATATAGTGGGCGTCCTTCTACGTCTTTTCAAATCCCTTATTGCCTCTATTTTCAgcctttttttctttgaatcttttcaaatttttttctttgttctctATCGAttatataaacttaaaatataataattttaatcattaaacTCATTACTGTGCCTTATCAGCAAGTAATCTCGGCTTAATCAGGACTTAATACGCAAGTCTTGTTTAGTTAAGGGGGTATGCCAcctttgaaatgatttttgattttactgTTTAGAATCAGAATTTGACAGAAAACATTTCTGGAATATTTTTCtgcctaaaaaattgatttttgtaacACACCTCACCGAAAATTCTAAGATTTCAGTATccactttttgtttcattttttatccatTGTATATACAGGTATTTTGACCTTGTtgtacaaaaaagttaaaaaaaacataaaatagcATCACAAAAACTCATTTTCGTAGAAAATTTTACCCGACTTCTATCGAACAAACGGGTAATTccaaatacagggtgttttaaaacaacgtttaaatatttataggggTAGTACTACAGTCGAAAACAAGTCGAAAAGTGTTAATCAACATAGATCGGAAAatcaaccgttttcgagatacaggatgttgaAATATTTTGGCACTCtaggttttttcttttaaactataacTACTACAGATTCGATATTTGGCTAATCGATAAAGTATGAAACTGTCTCTTTTTGAGAGTAGTATGATGTTTCCATTGCTTCCGGTTAGACCGgaagtgaaaataaataccactatttttcagaaaattcaaaaattttatttaactattGGTTAGATAGcttaattttgaacaacatcaattcgaaaaaaaaatttgtactcCCTAAGgtttccaagaaaaaaaaacattttttaaaataaattattagaaaaattgaattgacacAACGTAATACTAATCAAAACGAAGCTTTTTACTgaagatgttcaaaatgtcgaCCTGCAACATCAATACAGTTTCTCATTCTACGTTCAAAGGAAGCCCGAACTCTTTCAAATAACCCGTAGTTTTCACGAATTGTCTGGCAACCCTGTTCTATTCGTTGCCGCAAGTCTTCAACATCGTTTACAGGTGTCGCACACACTAAGCTTTTTAAGTAGCCCCATAAACAAAAGTCTAGCGGGTTCAAATCCGGCGAACGTGCAGGCCATGCAATGGGGCCTTATCCATCTCCCAGGAAACCTTTCATTAAAATGTTGTCTAACAATACGCGTAAAGTGCGGGGGAGCTCCATCCTGCATAAACCAGAGATTTAATCTTTGATTTAACGGCAAGTCTTCCAAAAGTTGAGGTAGAGTGTTTTCCAAGAAATCCAAATATGTTAGACCATTTAATGGTTGTGGTAAACCTATCGGTCCCAACAACTTATCCCCTACGACGCCTAACCagatatttaaactaaaacgcTGTTGACGTCTGGTTTCAACAACGGTTCGAGGATTCTCGTCAGACCACACATGATTATTGTGGAAATTAAATATTCCATTTCTGGTAAAACCAGCTTCATCGGTAAAAAGTATGTTAGCTGAGAATCCACGACGTTCAGCAGCTTCTCGTAAAAACCACTGACAGAATGTCAACCGTGCGTGGTAATCCGGAGGATTGAGGGCTTGGACACGTTGGGTATGGTAAGGGTAAATAAGTTGCTCATGGAGAGTTCTCCAAACAACATATACACTTGAGCCGAAATGCTTCTCACACTTGTTTCGGGATTTTAAGCAactgtatttaaaatttgttctaGTATTTCCGGTGTACATACGGATCTCTGCCGTCCGGTATTATAAGACCTTTTTTCAAACGATCCAGTTTCTTTAAGACGGTGAAAAAGTGACTGAAACGTAACATGTGAAGGTAGCCGGCGAAACGACGTGCTCTCAAACTATTTCCATTAGCACGGCCGTACATAAACACCATATCGCTCATTTCATCATTTGAATACAAGACCATTGCAAACGATTTCACTTCAGGTTTCGCAAAATCAAATTACTGGAGTTTGGTTATTTCGTAATTTGaacgaaacgtcaaattaatgtATCTTAGCAGATTGTACGCAAGGCAAAGCCTACTCCTTGTAATGGCCAAATTTTGGTAAGTAATGGCCGTACACTTGGCATAACATTTTGTAATGGAATAACTTATACCAACTCTTTCAGTTGGTATAAGTTGGAAACATGGAAACATCATACTACTCTCAAAAAGAGACAGTTTCATATTGCATCGATTTGTGAAACTTATAAAAACCGAAAGAATTAGTATTACATTGTGTCAAtccaatttttctaataatttattttaaaaaatgttttttttctcggaaaccttaaggagtacaatttttttattcgaattaatgttgtttagaattaagcTATCTAACTAAacgttaaatgaaatttttgaattttctgaaaaatagtggtatttattttcacttcCGGTCCAACCGGAAGCAATGGAAACATCATACTATTCTCAAAAAGAGACAGTTTCATACTGTACCGATTTGCCAAGTATCAAATCTGTAATAgttatagtttaaaagaaaaaacgtagtcccaaaaaaattgaacatcctgtatctcgaaaacggttgatTTTTTCGGACCCATGTTGATTAACACTTTTCGACTTGTTTTCGACTGTAGTACTACCCCTATAgatatttaaacgttgttttaaaacacctgtataaagtcaaaaatttgtaaaaagtgTAGTTACTGGAAAGGTAAAGAAGATACTGCGGAATTTCAAGATTGGGTCGAAGATCATAAAGAAATATGTGATATAATAAACCATGTCGGATCTTTAGGAAAAATGGAAGTGGACTCCGTCGTAGAGATGTTTCAACGATCCgaagaaaaacataatttgAAGTACTGTTTTTACGTAGGAGACGGTGACAGCAAAACCTTCAAAGATATTATGGACGCTCAGCCCTATGACAGTGTAATAGTAACCAAAAAAGAATGCGTCGATCACGTTCAGAATGGGCACACGGTTACGAAATCTAAAAAGAAACACCCGCGGATTAGGAGGCaaaggaaaattaattgatgaacTTTCCTTATATTATGGATTGGCTATTCGCAGAAATTGCGATTCCGTGAAGGACATGAAAAAAGAGATCTGGGCTACTttgtatcataaaatttcaacAGATGAAACTCCAAAGCATGATGATTGTTCAGTTGGTGCTGACTCGTGGTGTTCCTGGCAAAAAGAAAGTTACAACGCCGCATTATGGTCTATCGCACCAAAAACTATTCACAGTGACAAGAAAGTGGTTGACATTGCGTCTGATATAGCTGCTTGCAATTTTAATGACTGTCTTACAAGCATTATGGAAATAATGCAAGCACtgaaattaacaattggaAGATCGTGCTTCGACTTTTGTCATGAAACGGATTTAAATCGCATTGCTCGCGCTGAGTGCTCCATGACTGCTGAGGCTAAAGAAGCTCGTAGAAGCCTACTGTCAGACAGAAAAGCTGCAGAAGATGAAAATAAGCAATAAGTATGATGCAGGAATCGCTGATTAGATGTATCtagaaaaaatatacaattttttctgGAAACTACATTTTTCCAATCTGTGCACACGATAAATTCCACAATTTTCAACGgattttcaagatttttttttcaaaagtttgTATTTTCTTATTCTAGGTAAGTATGTAGCCGTTTTTCGATATGTCTCAGATTCTCTGTTTTACAACCATTTTTATATACGTTTTTTATCGATAAATACGATATTTCTTGTAAAATCGTCACCATTTcgtcaaaaatgaatatttttaaaaaatcctacGTAGTTCCCTAGTTTTTGAGTTTACTAAAGTAGTCgtattcaagttttaattattcgaCTTACGCGTTAGGAGAAATCCTGCGCACAGTTTGACCCCGCACGATTTGCAAGCCTAACATTACCGACATCTAGTGGgtgcaattttaataactgttaataaataaaatatgtatacagggtcatccacggCGAACGTTTTATATCCTATATGTCTTATAGCTgacatttatagtttgggagataattagggttttttgaaaaatgcacacatatcatatcggtatttaacctagtgtgccatgaatacCTATTGTGACCTAGTGAATAACCATATGAAGTggccttttgaaaatttgcagacttgtgatgtttgatgccagctttttactaaaatattttcatttgccGGGTACTtaggtgacaattttcatatttgaaatggaacaccctgtatttcataacatttttgaaatttgtgtTTGATTTTAGGCTACTTGTATGTTGCAGCCGACACGTACGCACAATTATTTGGTTGCACTCTCCATATCATATTATTATCAGATTCAAATAATCCTCATTACTAAATTCCAAACGTGGCATTTCTTGAGAACAGATCACTACAAAAAGTAACCTAGTCATCAcaccaacagaaataaaccataGCTTTAGAAAATGTCAAACTATTTACTCTTTCCTTACTGATCCTCTGATAATACATAACCACAACAACATTcccaacacaaaatttttttccgcCGGTCAAAGTAGATGAtttacaaattacaaaaattaaccttgtagttgacatttttgattgaaaaatttaataaaagtcaGGGTTGGGTTCCATTTGACCCAAGATTTTCATATTCCAGAAcctgaaatatgaaaattgtcacctctTCCGGTGTAACCACAAGCACCCAGAACCTGAAAATACTTTAGTTAAAAGCTGGCATCAAACATCACAagtctgcaaattttcaaTCCTCCACTTCATTCGGTTATTCACTAGGTCGCACTAGGTATTCATGGCACGctaggttaaatatcgatatgatgtgtgtgcatttttcaaaaaaccctaattatctcccaaactataaatgttagctataggacatatggaatataaaagatgtaaaatgagacaccgaagacaagtaagtaaaaaaatatggcgtgtgccatttaaaaaaatgaagttatggtacttccaagtttcgaaaaggtaacgtgccatagtaaagtgaccaaacgttctagacagccgtactcggcaccaaaacatagtccatcatgttgcttaagcatgttctgaatcctaaattgatatcccaaaaatcgagtgttctctgattttttgaacaaatgtctgctggagcagatttttctagaaaaatttgaataactcgagaacggccgaatcaaattgcaaaaagtaaagttattcataaaccttgaaaacagacaaatccaaatatgtaaaaatatacaggtgttccatttaaaaaaataaagtaggtggcgactaccggtataaccggaagtgttaaatatctgaaaatattttagtcgaagagaacgcaattgataataaagGGTTTTCCAATAAGAGGTGTTATTTTGAATAGCCCGTTATTTCGGTAGATGTCACTTTTGAAGCTgtcatttttttacatttgacAAGTAGAAAGTAcgccattaataaaaatggaacgATACACGCTTCAACAAcgcattgaaattattaaaattcactaTCAAAATGGTGAAATTTTGGCAGAGACGGTTCGTAAAACTCGAACATTTTTGGGTCGTCGTGAAGCACCTTGTCGGACCGCAATACAGAAATTGGTGGAAAAATTCGAGCTGTTGGAACAAGTTAGTGATGTGAAGAATAAAACCCGTGCACGTCGCTCAAGAACAGCCGAGAATATTGCTGCTGTAGCCGAAAGTGTTGAAGAACGGAATGGACAAACCCAGGTTTGTCCATTCCTCATCGTTCTTTGGAATTAGGCATTCCACAAACGTCATCACACCGTATTTTGCATAAAGATTTGGGTCTTAAGGCTTATAAACTTCAATTAACACAAGAACTCAAGCCGTCCGATCATCAACAACGTCGTATCTTTGCTGATTGGGTCGTTGAAATGCATGAAAATGATCCGGAATTCCATCGAAAAATCATCTTGAGTGATGAGCCCCATTTCCACCTCGGTGGCTTCGTCAACAAGCAAAATTGAGGACACAGGACAGCCACTTTGCAATTTGGTGATGGAAAATTTCATGGAAAGGATATTGTCCTGTAAGCGTGGTCGTGGTGGTCATTTGCCTAATGTTATTTTCCACTATTAACGGCATACCTTCTtctttataatgaaataaacatccgatcatttatactaaaaaatggcatttttctttgaatatcaaaataacacctcttattggaaaaccctgtacttaaatctgaattttcaaatttttattttggccagaaccctgtaaagttctaatggacggtcgtcgtggatgaccctgtataataaaCTAGAAAAGTGGCTTATTCACATCCTGCAATCGGTTTTTAGAAAACTTCTTTCGtctaattgcaaaaaaattttaaaaatacctatTATTTTCGGGTCTGGAGCCGAGACATTAAATGTAACGCCTCGGCCGTAAGTGACCTCGACATAGCTGGATATTATAGTATATATTTCACTTCTTACCATAAGATGATTTTGTGATTGATTTCTGGGTCGTATTGAAACGGGGCCGTAGAATGAGCAGGAATATCTCCCAGGGCACTATAATCGGTTAAAAACGGTGGGGCCGGCACCTCGCTCCACCTAGGAAGTCCCGCGGGACAGATGACATCGGGGGCGACCCCAAGGGGTTCTTGGTTCATAATAATCCTCATCAAGGTATActgaaaaaatgataacattaatattatttttttaatcgtatTTAGGTCACTTTAACTTAATAACTCTTCGAAATAATAGTTGTTTTTACACGATAACATCATACAAACGTATTTATGACCTCGAATAAGCGTGGatctttgtttttaatacGATAACTTATCTTTTTTGTTCgttatattgagaaaaacGGTTGCAACAGAAGTCGTTTCTTTTAATACACAAC
This region of Onthophagus taurus isolate NC chromosome 3, IU_Otau_3.0, whole genome shotgun sequence genomic DNA includes:
- the LOC139429273 gene encoding uncharacterized protein isoform X2, whose product is MDVNVQNDQNIIILDVKENVAPGAQQQLLRLNDKSKQDDEEEQYDSDDSSSSSSSSDSSDSEPYSSDDSIKDPNYNTDSSSSSDLHNKLFNTVESSDKTDVKKKRTRKRKAEPSDWKKFRAKRLRNSGKSYKTLGKGLEVAGRQIKPPCDDSKCKQKCSTKFTEEERLFLFQNYWDMSDIVKQRTYILSLMQEVNPTYKYPRNTESRAANHAFFL
- the LOC139429273 gene encoding uncharacterized protein isoform X1; the encoded protein is MRKPGKFNHKFNIAFFVPKKDHCQACVTFENSSEEEKKKLEDKHNSHIEEKQLSREEKKTDKERSSSLYQVACFDLQATLPTPNGQVSSFYYRSKLSTYNFTVADLTQKGQGSVNCYLWHEGQGKRGAIEIGTSLLHYLKEKAAVCNNDNLEIVFYSDNCTGQQKNKFIIAAYLYAVANYKIKAINHKYLITGQRPFFNRKERQKGFKIRSHLYAISVCSYNTNLKKTGKPYNVIELSHEDFFDLKHLTEQTTVNFQKNTDGETFKMADASVIRVEKSHLDSFFYKTSFKCPDFKEVKLISGRRSRTPLSTFSGFEMKKVYSNPLPVAKKKYEDLMYLVKTNAIKKCHSYFYTSLSSE